A portion of the Candidatus Poribacteria bacterium genome contains these proteins:
- the rpmC gene encoding 50S ribosomal protein L29 codes for MEALRAKDATTLKDDLRTLRQVQLDLRFQKAFGQLENTAKPGRNRKNIARVLTVLREKQIQRFLLTDPEVSELLGSGGVSLSAGKNDPKGVVSRGDIDGNDARSITLAMRLWAQLRRNPEFFARTQQLPRI; via the coding sequence ATGGAAGCGCTTCGCGCCAAGGACGCCACGACGCTGAAGGATGACCTGCGAACGCTGCGACAGGTGCAGCTCGATCTCAGGTTTCAGAAGGCGTTCGGTCAACTGGAGAACACCGCCAAGCCTGGTAGGAATCGCAAGAACATCGCGCGAGTCCTGACGGTGCTGCGCGAGAAGCAGATTCAGCGGTTCCTGTTGACCGATCCGGAAGTTTCGGAGCTCCTCGGATCCGGCGGCGTCAGCCTTTCGGCGGGCAAGAACGATCCGAAGGGCGTCGTGTCGCGCGGCGACATCGATGGCAACGACGCGCGCTCGATCACCCTGGCGATGCGCCTGTGGGCGCAGCTACGCCGGAACCCGGAGTTCTTCGCGCGCACGCAGCAGTTGCCCAGGATCTGA
- the rplP gene encoding 50S ribosomal protein L16 produces MLMPKRVKFRKEHRGRMAGTAIRGGTIAFGEYGLQALEPCWLTARQIEAGRIAITRYIRRGGKLWIKVFPAKPITKKPAETRMGKGKGAPEEWVAVVRPGRILYELAGVPLEVAQEAMKRAQYKLPIRTRIVVRDSAGG; encoded by the coding sequence ATGTTGATGCCCAAGCGTGTGAAGTTCCGCAAGGAACACCGTGGTCGGATGGCGGGCACCGCAATTCGCGGAGGCACGATCGCATTCGGCGAGTACGGGCTCCAGGCTCTGGAGCCCTGTTGGTTGACCGCCCGGCAGATCGAGGCGGGTCGTATCGCCATCACGCGCTACATTCGGCGCGGCGGCAAGCTGTGGATCAAGGTGTTCCCGGCGAAGCCCATCACCAAGAAGCCCGCGGAAACCCGCATGGGCAAGGGCAAGGGAGCGCCTGAGGAGTGGGTCGCCGTGGTTCGACCCGGTCGGATCCTCTACGAGCTCGCGGGGGTTCCTCTCGAGGTCGCTCAAGAGGCGATGAAGCGCGCGCAGTACAAACTCCCGATCCGCACTCGCATCGTCGTGCGGGACTCGGCAGGTGGATGA
- the rpsC gene encoding 30S ribosomal protein S3, which produces MGQKTHPRGLRLGIIEKWDCRWIPTQRKDYSTWLNEDLKIQRFVKDRLSRAAVARVSVERWDSGRFTVSIHTARPGIVIGRRGTEVEKLQQDLEKELGKPARIAIEEIRRPELEAQLVAEGVAAQLERRTPFKQAIKRSVANTMRAGAEGCKIMVSGRLGGHEIARSEYELDGRVPLHTLRADIQFGFAEANTTFGKIGVKAWVFRGEVIGTGTAQEAMKLMSRPAAGRGRGGRSTQADAAGDRHGRGGRGAGRGPGRSGGYGRGGRRG; this is translated from the coding sequence GTGGGTCAGAAGACGCATCCGCGCGGGCTCCGATTGGGGATCATCGAGAAGTGGGACTGCCGCTGGATTCCCACCCAGCGGAAGGACTACTCGACGTGGCTGAACGAGGACCTCAAGATCCAGCGGTTCGTCAAGGACCGATTGAGCCGCGCCGCCGTAGCGCGCGTCTCGGTTGAGCGATGGGATTCCGGTCGATTCACCGTGTCGATTCACACGGCGCGGCCCGGCATCGTCATCGGACGTCGCGGAACCGAGGTCGAGAAGCTGCAGCAGGACCTCGAGAAGGAGCTCGGCAAGCCCGCACGCATTGCGATCGAAGAGATTCGCCGTCCTGAGCTGGAAGCTCAACTGGTCGCCGAGGGAGTCGCCGCGCAGTTGGAGCGCCGCACGCCCTTCAAGCAGGCGATCAAGCGGTCGGTGGCGAACACGATGCGAGCCGGAGCTGAGGGGTGCAAGATCATGGTCTCCGGCAGACTGGGGGGCCACGAGATCGCCCGCAGCGAGTACGAACTCGACGGACGGGTTCCGCTGCACACACTGCGCGCCGACATCCAGTTCGGCTTTGCCGAAGCCAACACGACGTTCGGGAAGATCGGCGTGAAGGCGTGGGTGTTCCGCGGCGAAGTCATCGGAACCGGCACGGCGCAAGAGGCGATGAAGCTGATGTCGCGTCCGGCGGCGGGTCGGGGCCGAGGTGGACGCAGCACGCAGGCGGACGCGGCCGGGGATCGGCACGGTCGCGGAGGACGGGGAGCTGGACGGGGACCAGGCCGCTCCGGCGGATATGGCAGAGGCGGACGACGCGGCTAG
- a CDS encoding 50S ribosomal protein L22 translates to MSGARAILRNAPISAQKARLVADLVRRQPVEQALDTLRFSPKSGAKIIGKLLDSAVANAHQLARDEQWHEGSDLDADSLFIKTIFVDEGITMKRIRPRARGMAYGILRRRCHITVEIDDRRA, encoded by the coding sequence ATGAGCGGAGCCAGAGCGATACTGAGGAACGCGCCCATATCCGCCCAGAAGGCGCGCCTTGTCGCCGACCTCGTGCGGCGTCAGCCGGTCGAGCAGGCGTTGGACACGCTGCGGTTCAGCCCGAAGTCGGGAGCGAAGATCATCGGCAAGCTCCTCGACTCGGCGGTCGCCAACGCCCACCAGCTCGCACGCGACGAGCAGTGGCACGAGGGATCGGACTTGGACGCCGATTCGCTCTTCATTAAGACGATCTTCGTCGATGAAGGCATCACGATGAAGCGGATCCGCCCGCGCGCGCGCGGCATGGCTTACGGCATTCTGCGCCGACGATGCCACATCACGGTCGAGATCGACGACCGCCGCGCCTAG
- the rpsS gene encoding 30S ribosomal protein S19, producing MPRSLKKGPYVDGKLVKKVQDLERSGERGRVIRTWSRRSTIIPEFIGHTFLVHNGRKFFPVFIVETMVGHKLGEFSPTRSFRGHRG from the coding sequence ATGCCTCGGTCGCTGAAGAAGGGCCCGTACGTCGACGGGAAGTTGGTCAAGAAAGTCCAAGATCTCGAGCGGAGTGGCGAGCGAGGCCGCGTCATCCGCACCTGGTCGCGCCGCTCGACGATCATCCCGGAGTTCATCGGGCACACGTTCCTGGTCCACAACGGCCGGAAGTTCTTCCCAGTGTTCATCGTCGAGACGATGGTCGGACACAAGTTGGGCGAGTTTTCGCCGACGCGCAGCTTCCGTGGGCACCGAGGATAG
- the rplB gene encoding 50S ribosomal protein L2 has protein sequence MVVKKYRPVTPSRRFMTGSDFSEVTKATPEKSLSHGMRRSSGRNAQGRVTMRRRGGGHKRRFREIDFRRDKIGIKAQVAAIEYDPNRTARIALLEYEDGEKRYILAPLGLAVGQTVESGPGADIRVGNSLPLTNIPVGSIIHNVELTPGKGGQIVRSAGVSAQLMAREGRYATILMPSGELRMVLSACTATLGQVGNADHENVIIGKAGRSRWLGRRPKVRGVAMNPLDHPHGGGEGKSSGGRHPVTPWGVPTKGHKTRKPSKPSDRLIVSRRKRKKR, from the coding sequence ATCGTGGTCAAGAAGTACCGTCCGGTCACTCCGTCACGCCGGTTCATGACGGGCTCCGATTTCTCGGAGGTGACGAAGGCGACGCCGGAGAAGTCCCTCTCGCACGGCATGCGCCGGTCGAGCGGCCGCAACGCCCAGGGCCGTGTCACGATGCGGCGGCGTGGCGGTGGGCACAAGCGACGGTTCCGAGAGATCGATTTCCGTCGCGACAAGATCGGCATCAAGGCGCAAGTCGCCGCCATCGAGTACGACCCGAATCGCACCGCCCGCATCGCCTTGCTCGAGTACGAGGACGGCGAGAAGCGATACATCCTCGCGCCGCTGGGGCTGGCAGTCGGGCAGACGGTTGAGTCGGGTCCCGGCGCGGATATTCGCGTGGGCAACTCGTTGCCGCTGACGAACATCCCAGTCGGTTCAATCATCCACAATGTGGAGCTGACGCCCGGCAAGGGTGGGCAGATCGTCCGCAGCGCAGGCGTCTCGGCTCAACTGATGGCGCGCGAAGGACGCTACGCGACGATTCTGATGCCCTCCGGCGAACTTCGCATGGTGCTGAGCGCGTGCACGGCGACGTTGGGACAGGTCGGCAACGCGGATCACGAGAACGTGATCATCGGCAAAGCTGGTCGATCACGCTGGCTGGGTCGACGACCCAAGGTGCGCGGCGTCGCGATGAACCCCCTGGACCATCCGCACGGCGGCGGCGAGGGGAAGAGCTCCGGCGGACGCCATCCGGTCACGCCATGGGGCGTTCCCACCAAGGGGCACAAGACACGCAAGCCGAGCAAGCCGTCGGATCGCCTGATCGTCTCGCGCCGCAAGCGCAAGAAGCGGTAA
- a CDS encoding 50S ribosomal protein L23, translated as MAKNPFHVFRRPVVTEKSTLIRHQYSERAGHDSLVKYTFEVAPTASKPEIRAALEELFPEVRGHIVQINTMRTSGKVKDPDKNRRGRRFRPGRTIHRKKAIVTLRDGVTIDRFEGV; from the coding sequence ATGGCGAAGAACCCTTTTCATGTCTTCCGCCGTCCTGTGGTGACGGAGAAGAGCACGCTGATCCGTCATCAGTACAGCGAGCGCGCGGGTCACGACAGTCTGGTCAAGTACACTTTCGAGGTCGCCCCGACGGCTTCGAAACCGGAGATCCGAGCCGCGCTCGAGGAGCTCTTCCCCGAGGTTCGCGGTCACATCGTGCAGATCAACACGATGCGGACGAGCGGCAAGGTGAAGGACCCGGACAAGAACCGCCGCGGCCGCCGATTTCGGCCTGGTCGGACGATCCACCGGAAGAAGGCGATCGTCACGCTGCGCGACGGGGTGACCATCGACCGCTTTGAGGGCGTCTAG